AACTAGTACTTTTAAGAACAAGACAAACATATCAGAGGAGAAATAATGTCTCATGAAGATCACATAATGCATAAAAGGAAAATGTCTCTGTACTGCATTCTCATTTTGTGGCTTGTGCAATCATGTTACTTAGCGAACTTGCCTGCTCTTTGGCAGCCTCCACCAAAGAATCCTGCAAGTCGGCCGAGAGGAATCAGTTAAAAAATCTCACACATTAATGCATCAACAAAACTGAAAACCAAGAAGCAAACCTGTGCAGCAATTAAACGCGCAACAGTTTTCTTGCTTGATTCTTGGAGTTCACCAGCAATCAAAAGTTCATCCAGTATGTAATATGCCTGCCAATATCCATAAGTAGGAAACAGTTAGGTGGTGTATGAAGGAGAGCTGTGGTAGAGAGTAGATAAAGCAAACAACGCTCCTGCTAAGTCTGCAGTTGTACTTAAGTTTAGAGACACAAATTCAGTAATCCATAAGGTAAACTAAAGTTTCAAGAAACCTCATAGCATACCAATCAATTGCCTAAAGGTAGATTTTGGGCTTCCTTGTGCAGTGAAgcattttaactcataaaaagaAGTATAGAAGTTGGAAGAATAAAGCCGTGTAGATTTCTTAATTACCACATGTTATCTCGAAGGACATGGGGTTACTTGAAAAGCCATGGTTCCATAATTATCATATGTTCTAAATTGAAGACCCATGTGTCTAGATATTTATGTATCTCTCATAATCTATATAAGTTTTTGTAACTTGTTCTATAAGCTTAATTTAGCTAATAATAAAGCATTACTAAAATGTCTTTATTCCCTATCTAGATTTCCTTCTCATAGTTTTTGCCCTACCAAATACAATGGGTGGTAATTCTTTGCGAGCCACCAGTCCATCCCAACATCATTTTGTTCACAAGGTACTACGGCCATTTTTTCCTAATAACCTTGCAGCAATTTTCCAAGTACAGTTACTCTGGTGAACAGTACCCAATCGGTGAACATGCATGTTACTGTTTACTGGGCATTCCCTTGTCATGCATCAGAATTTCAGTTATTTTCAGCATAAATGTTTCTCACTCTTCACGCATGCTCTACCACTGTCACTTCTTGCAGTGAAATTATCATATATGCTTGTCTAGTCATGCAGTTTTGTTTGATGATGCAACGCTGATAGTGCTTCCTCCACTATTTAGTTGCTGCTTCTTCTACTTCTGCTGTTCAATTTTTCTGATCTTTAAAAGTGAGGGGAGTATTGGATTCTAGTCAGATTCTTGTCAACCTCAAGTCAATGAAGTCTTCTTCAATTCGTCATCATTCATGTATTTGTTCTAAAAAGCAATTGCAACTGAGAAGAATTCTTGTCCAACTACTTCTTCGCGATGCTTTTTCTCTTAAAGAAACCGAAATTTGAAGAGATCCTCTACGATTCTATCTTCATGACACTTTCTCAAAAGAATGACTTTCTCAAATTGGTGTCCCACATTAAGTTCCAATTTCAGATTTTTTCCAATGCTTTCTATGTATGATGGGCATATAGCACATGATCCAACTTGAGGAgtgttgaaaaatataaagtatGCAATTTCATTATTACCATATACTGCAATTTCAAGGGCCCAAAAAGGTTAGTTGAAGAGTCATAATTATCACTTGACCCATCCATAAGTCAAGGCTGTTTATGTACCTCTACGGTCTATGAACACTAGGCCTATGTAACTCATTATATAAGCTTTATGAAGTTAGTATTCAAGCATTACTATATTCTCTTTATTACTATCTATTGTGATTTCTTTTCATAGTTTTAACTCTAATGGAGTCTGGAGGGAACTAACCCTTTGCCATGATCTGGACCACCATAACTCCTATGATAACATTCTCAAAAGGAGTGATAACTTGAAAGTTTTGTTAGCATAGAAGCAAAACACAATTTTGGCTCTAGAGTATTGCTAGTTTGCTACCCCAATAGCCATGACTATAAAGCCAACCAAGTAAAGAGAGAGCTAACATTTCAACAAAGTAGTACCCAGAATTGACTGATGCTTCAAATGGTTATAGTGATCATACCttgtgaaaattaaatattaggtcCAGCTCACAAACCTAAGGAACAAAGAGGaaactataattattatattcaaaatataacaTAGAAAACTAAGCTAAGCACTGCTCTTAGTAGCTTGAAAATTCAGACTCACACTGCCAAAGTATCTGTCTAATATCTCAACATAGTGGTGAATGATTTCCAATATCTCCAATTCATTGTCCTCTTGATCAATACACATGCAGAAATAAAGACTAGCATATCTGCCAAATTAACATAAAGAAAGcaaatcatattttattgttAGGACCCTCCAGTGCAACCACGTATAACTAAAGACAGTAAGACACCATAAGTAGGATTATGAGCTAAAAGTGGTTGGTTCAGATATACCTTTTATAAACAACTTTGAATCCTCTCCATTCCACAAAATTGCAAAGCTTTGGGCCTCGGGTGAGAATCATACCACTGAGCTCACGAATCACCTGTCAAGGGGTTTGCATAACAAGTAATGTCATAAGCATGTAGAAGAAATATAGGTAAATTTGCTtgtaagtgtttgttaaaatactACACATACTTGCCCATTCTTATCACAGTAGATACTTTATTCTAAGATACAAACAAAAGGATTTTCTGTTCTTTCTGTTGAAAACTAAACTCATTTCAAACAGCTAGGAAGTAGAACAGTCTAAATAAAGCCAATAGCCAAAGTCAGAAAAAGTCTCTAGCAACATGTCTGACAAAGTAAATGAGTGAAGGAGCTTCTTCCCAAATTCTGATACACCTATACGTGCTATGCTCACtttattttgggaaaatgaagTGTACCACAATCTTTTCTGGTCTTAAATCCCCACTCCCCAGTCATGAAATGAAGTGTACCACAATCTTTTCTGGTCTTAAATCCCCACTCCCCAGTCATGTTAGTGGCGTAGTGCAGCAGAACATTGCATTAGTTTCCCAAGCAATTAGTACAGGGACCCCACTTGTGAAAGCATTATATCAATGATCCAAGAGAAATATTGAAATAGAATATAACGGATGACCATCCATAGAAGAAAACTTAAAAGCCTATTGAATTATCAACTTacaaatcttgaaaataatttgaaggGATACCTTAGTTCTCTCCTTCTGGGCATATGGAGAATACCATTTTGTCAGCCTCACTTTTCCCTGCCGGCTTATAAGAAGCACAAAATGGATCTGGAACAAGCAGATATAGTTTAATTGTCTTTCTTCATTTGATATACACGCATACATATAAATCACTTGCTGGCAATGCACTAGTGAATATGTCCCAACTCCCAAGAGATTCACAAATTATAcaacctataaataaattataggaCTAACAAACACCGAGAAACATTGAAGGTCACCTGAACTTGCACATCAGTTTATGGTTTCATTACAGTTAATATGCAATCATCAGACTAAATAATACTCTATAACTTCCATCACATAGCTAAAAGAAACTGAAGGTAACCAGCAATGAAGAAATGCCAAGAAAGAAAACTTATATTGAGGCAAAGGCGCAACTAGACTCAAGGTGTAGAGCATTGGACAACACAAAGGTAACATCATGATAGAACAAAAGAAACTCATATgagatctttctttgggaaaGCTAACATTTTCATAGAACAATTGATAACTTCCAAATCATGTTAAATATGAGCATTGAGAGGGGAAAACACGGGCAATTGAAGCAAATTAGCTCGATTTGATAGGATTTATATACAACTCGCTTTTAAAAAGTATACATAACATGATTCAATTACAAATTATGTCAAGTAAAGCTCAAGGTATTGCTTGATCCATATCAAGTTTATACGAAGTGCGCGTTCGTCAAACATGTGATCATTTCAGAACTTCCaatgagggaaaaaaaaaagaaatttcgGAATTGAAGTGCACCAAGGTGTTCAACGGATCGAGATCAGGTAGGGACGAACAGAAACAGATAAACACAGAGATCTGGTAGATTAGGTAATAGGTAGTAGATCGCGGAGACAGAGAGATGAATAGCTTACCATGACTGCAGAATAATGGCCGAGAGAAGCACCAAAGACCGCACTTCTCAACGCTCCCGCTATTGTTTCAAGACCCCTTTACTTGTCAGAGATGAAATCGCAGTATCGCACCCGAGAAAAATGACCCGTTTCCTGATTCAAGTTGTACGGGTTTTCATTTTGTAAAATGAGTGTAATTCAATTTCTTTCTAAGAAAAGAGGATCAAGTAGCCAAATTAACTATGCATAGAAATATAATTCCAAAactatattgttttaattagaaaaactatattgtttttaattagaatgtactttttattacaAGTTGATTTATTATATCCGGCACaaaaattttttctattttaaaaattaaaatgcaaaaatttcattatctaagtaATCTAACAcatcttataaaaaaattagtatttcaaaatatcaataAGAGTTTGCAAGAGGAATAATTCACATTATTATTTAACaccaaatgaaattttaatcatATACCCAATGAAAACCTATGAATTTACATGTCATAACTTCATTGCAAAACTCATTAATTATTCTTTGGCATCATCAGTAaatctattatatataaatctataatcaTGTCACttttaacaaacaaaaataataaataaattttattgacTCACCCATAGTCATCAAAGCCGCATTAAGaagacttagggtgtgtttggtttgcacattgGAATCGAAATCGCAATgtgaatcaaatacttagtaattgtaactttgcatgtttggtagtaaggtggaattggaatgattaccaatattaatGTTGGGTTGTGTATGACTCTATAATGAGAATAGATATTTTTagaatacaaaacaaaaaatttaagacAATTGATCCTAAGATAATAATATCCAAAGcatcaatataaacaaaaaaattaaaacaaaaatctaaaagta
This region of Ipomoea triloba cultivar NCNSP0323 chromosome 15, ASM357664v1 genomic DNA includes:
- the LOC116007681 gene encoding AP-1 complex subunit sigma-2, which translates into the protein MIHFVLLISRQGKVRLTKWYSPYAQKERTKVIRELSGMILTRGPKLCNFVEWRGFKVVYKRYASLYFCMCIDQEDNELEILEIIHHYVEILDRYFGSVCELDLIFNFHKAYYILDELLIAGELQESSKKTVARLIAAQDSLVEAAKEQASSLSNMIAQATK